A window of uncultured Fusobacterium sp. genomic DNA:
TTCCATATGGTCCTCTAATAAAAAGCTTTTCTCCAACATATTTTTCAAAAATCTCATTAGTTACTTTTCCTACTTTTCTGATGGTAAAATCAATTGTTCCATTTCCTATTCCACTTACAGATATGGGAGCTTCTCCATATTTAGGAATAGAGATTTCAAAAAATTGTCCAGGTTTTACATTATCTTTTTCATATCTCATTCTAAAAGTATACTCAATATCAGTATGTTTTATAACTTCTACAATTTCAGATAAAAAAGGTAAATATTGGTTAATCATTTTTCTTAGTTACCTCCTCCATAGCAGCTTCTAATTTATTAATAGAGTTAGAGAATGATATGTATTCAGGGCATATATCATCACATCTTCCACAACCTACACACATATGGTAACCACTACGTTGTTTAAAGTCTAAAACTTTATGTAAAACTTTAAATCTCATACGTTGACCATATTTTTTACGATAGCTTTCTCCACCAGCTACATTTGTATATCCATCTACCATACAAGAAGCCCACACTCTTCTTCTCTCTCCAACTTTTCCATTATCAGTATAGAAGATATCTTGCATAGTAAAACATGTACAAGTAGGACATACAAAATTACATCTTCCACAAGCTATACAACGAGAATCATACTCATTCCATATACTACTTTTTGCTACTTCAGAAGTTAAATTTTCAGGTATATTCACTCTGACATCATTTTCAGTTACAAAATTAGGAGTAACTTCTAACTCTCTTTCAGAATTATTTTTTAAGATTTCAGACCATTTTTCTTCTTTACAATCAACATAGAAATCCTCATCTCCATAGTTGATAGCTAAAGAGTACTCATCACATTTGTTACTTCCCATATCTACACAGAAACAATTTTCAAAAGAGTGGTTACAACCGATTAAGATAAATTTTACTCTATCTCTTAATCTTTTATAATAATAATCCTCTCCACCATTGATTAGATACATCTCATCTAAACGTTTTACAGCATTTAACTCACAAGCTCTCAAAAAAACTATGCTACCTTTCTTTTTATCATCAGCTTCTTTAACACTCTCTTCTGTAAAATAAAACAGTCTTTGAGTAACAGGTAAAATGCTTTCTTTAAAAGAGTAATTTGATTTTTTTTCAAACTCTATTTCATCAATAGAATTAATCTTTGCATATCTAACACAATCTGTATCTGAGAAAGTTCCGCCACCTTCAAAAACTACTGGAGCATAGATATCATAATCATTTTTTAATGAATCTAAAAAGA
This region includes:
- the asrA gene encoding anaerobic sulfite reductase subunit AsrA gives rise to the protein MGFQVGKKGLNFFLDSLKNDYDIYAPVVFEGGGTFSDTDCVRYAKINSIDEIEFEKKSNYSFKESILPVTQRLFYFTEESVKEADDKKKGSIVFLRACELNAVKRLDEMYLINGGEDYYYKRLRDRVKFILIGCNHSFENCFCVDMGSNKCDEYSLAINYGDEDFYVDCKEEKWSEILKNNSERELEVTPNFVTENDVRVNIPENLTSEVAKSSIWNEYDSRCIACGRCNFVCPTCTCFTMQDIFYTDNGKVGERRRVWASCMVDGYTNVAGGESYRKKYGQRMRFKVLHKVLDFKQRSGYHMCVGCGRCDDICPEYISFSNSINKLEAAMEEVTKKND